A region from the Plasmodium chabaudi chabaudi complete apicoplast genome, isolate CB, DNA form A genome encodes:
- the rps4 gene encoding small subunit ribosomal protein 4 (Rps4), which produces MIKFLTSKIKILKKLNIPFLLYLSSKYNYKLKINKYAYKSYFDLKLKFIRYICYNYCITFKQYLYYLKKIKGYNENNLYFKLLNILESRLDVFLVNIGFFKTILQSRYYIKYKYVYMNNIYCNYYNIKLKSNDIIFFNNKIKYIILYNLIYRYNIYIYISSLYKYNFIKSYSFNEYFIICIYNLKIKILNNLYLNNILYIYNNIYNI; this is translated from the coding sequence ATGATAAAATTTTTAACTTCTAAAATAAAAATTTTAAAAAAATTAAATATTCCTTTTTTATTATATTTATCTAGTAAATATAATTATAAGTTAAAAATTAATAAATATGCGTATAAATCTTATTTTGATTTAAAATTAAAATTTATAAGATATATTTGTTATAATTATTGTATAACATTTAAACAATATTTATATTATTTAAAAAAAATAAAGGGTTATAATGAAAATAATTTATATTTTAAATTATTAAATATATTAGAATCTAGATTAGATGTTTTTTTAGTTAATATAGGATTTTTTAAAACTATATTACAATCTAGATATTATATAAAATATAAATATGTATATATGAATAATATTTATTGTAATTATTATAATATTAAATTAAAATCTAATGATATAATTTTTTTTAATAATAAAATTAAATATATAATTTTATATAATTTAATTTATAGATATAATATTTACATTTATATATCAAGTTTATATAAATATAATTTTATTAAATCATATAGTTTTAATGAATATTTTATTATATGTATATATAATTTAAAAATAAAAATATTAAATAATTTATATTTAAATAATATTTTATATATTTATAATAATATTTATAATATATAA
- the rpl4 gene encoding large subunit ribosomal protein 4 (Rpl4) gives MDNIIILNINNNIFNNNIIFKYKYNFFIKLYLNNYIKIYKLLIYIIKYYYLNSIYRYKNTKNRSLINFSKKKIRVQKGTGKARLKTLSSTVCKQGACTFGPFYKSKIIKYNKFIYKLIFIYLLINKRSNILIIKFENILYLLYIYKNINFNINKLIYKILYLNGILLYKNFKIFNLYEINNKYILLNLILYNYIIFII, from the coding sequence ATGGATAATATTATTATATTAAATATAAATAATAATATATTTAATAATAATATAATATTTAAATATAAATATAATTTTTTTATAAAATTATATTTAAATAATTATATTAAAATATATAAATTATTAATTTATATTATAAAGTATTATTATTTAAATAGTATTTATAGATATAAAAATACAAAAAATAGAAGTCTTATAAATTTTAGTAAAAAAAAAATAAGAGTTCAAAAAGGTACTGGTAAAGCTAGATTAAAAACTTTGTCTTCTACTGTATGTAAACAAGGTGCTTGTACATTTGGTCCTTTTTATAAAAGTAAAATTATTAAATATAATAAGTTTATATATAAGTTAATTTTTATATATTTATTAATAAATAAGCGTAGTAATATTTTAATAATTAAATTTGAAAATATTTTATATTTATTATATATTTATAAAAATATTAATTTTAATATAAACAAATTAATTTATAAAATATTATATTTAAATGGGATATTATTATATAAAAATTTTAAAATATTTAATTTATATGAAATTAATAATAAATATATTTTATTAAATTTAATTTTATATAATTATATTATATTTATTATATAA